One Pseudodesulfovibrio cashew DNA window includes the following coding sequences:
- a CDS encoding phage GP46 family protein, which produces MLKLYNFDSGGDLRVDDDRLATVSDLETAVVISLFSDHLADHDEELPARETDRRGWCLDHTLPTLQDGSGDALAPSSGCSAAKS; this is translated from the coding sequence ATGTTGAAGCTTTACAACTTCGACAGCGGTGGCGACCTGCGCGTTGACGACGACCGCCTAGCCACGGTCTCCGATCTGGAGACCGCCGTAGTCATCTCCCTTTTCTCCGACCACCTCGCCGACCACGACGAGGAATTGCCAGCCCGCGAAACCGACCGCCGAGGCTGGTGCCTGGACCACACGCTGCCGACCTTGCAGGACGGCAGCGGCGACGCCTTGGCTCCAAGTTCTGGCTGCTCCGCCGCGAAAAGCTGA
- a CDS encoding phage GP46 family protein, translated as MPGPHAADLAGRQRRRLGSKFWLLRREKLTPETVSRFREYALETLSGWWMRAWLARRQHHDHSERLHRPGGRHLRVGLSRHRNPADL; from the coding sequence GTGCCTGGACCACACGCTGCCGACCTTGCAGGACGGCAGCGGCGACGCCTTGGCTCCAAGTTCTGGCTGCTCCGCCGCGAAAAGCTGACGCCTGAGACCGTGTCCCGTTTCCGCGAGTACGCCCTGGAGACGCTCAGTGGCTGGTGGATGAGGGCGTGGCTAGCGCGACGGCAACACCACGATCACTCTGAACGGCTACACCGTCCAGGCGGACGGCACCTACGAGTGGGCCTCAGCAGACACCGAAACCCTGCAGACCTGTGA
- a CDS encoding WbuC family cupin fold metalloprotein has product MSEEKKEFPTAVAAPEGDVVPLTLTMVGDLLSLSRESPRRRMIQCLHKSPEAGVHKMFNALQPGTYVMPHRHFSPPKTESVLVISGSLLFVEFTDDGEIQNHTLVQPGTEIFGVDVAPHVIHTYIALKPDTLIFEVKDGPYEHDADKDIPAWAPVEGTPEATTFLLNLLKDLAELTGAAAKEAQEGAESGEEPEQ; this is encoded by the coding sequence ATGAGCGAAGAGAAAAAAGAATTTCCCACGGCCGTGGCCGCGCCTGAAGGCGACGTCGTTCCCCTGACCCTGACCATGGTGGGGGACCTGCTCTCCCTGTCCAGGGAAAGCCCCCGCAGGCGGATGATCCAGTGCCTGCACAAGAGCCCGGAGGCCGGGGTGCACAAGATGTTCAACGCGCTCCAGCCCGGCACCTACGTCATGCCTCACCGGCACTTTTCCCCGCCCAAGACCGAGTCCGTGCTGGTCATCTCCGGATCCCTGCTCTTCGTGGAGTTCACCGACGACGGCGAGATCCAGAACCACACCCTGGTTCAGCCCGGCACCGAAATATTCGGCGTGGACGTGGCCCCGCACGTCATTCACACCTATATCGCGCTCAAGCCCGACACCCTGATCTTCGAGGTCAAGGACGGTCCCTACGAGCACGACGCGGACAAGGACATCCCGGCCTGGGCGCCGGTTGAGGGCACGCCCGAAGCCACGACTTTCCTGCTCAACCTGCTCAAGGACCTGGCCGAACTGACCGGGGCCGCCGCCAAGGAGGCGCAGGAAGGCGCGGAGTCGGGGGAAGAGCCGGAGCAGTAG
- the rocD gene encoding ornithine--oxo-acid transaminase, with product MKPQEYILIEEEFGAHNYKPLDVVLTRGEGIWVWDVEGKRYLDCLSAYSAVNQGHCNQRIMDAMVEQAKKLTLTSRAFRNDQLGPLYKELCELTRSHKVLPMNSGAEAVETAIKAVRKWGYEIKGVPEDKAEIIVCRNNFHGRTISIISFSTDPTSTTHFGPFTPGFKVIEFGDADALERAITDNTVAFLVEPIQGEAGVIIPPDGYLRDVRRICDDKGIVLIFDEIQTGLGRTGKLLAEEHEGVEADLTLIGKALSGGFYPVSAVLSNTEVLGVLKPGEHGSTFGGNPLACAVARTALKVLVEDGLVENAAAVGEYFMEGLRRIDNPKIKEVRGRGLLIGVEFHNDAGGARQYCEKLKEAGLLCKETHETIIRFAPPLVITREDIDWALERITPILSE from the coding sequence ATGAAGCCGCAGGAATACATACTGATCGAAGAAGAGTTCGGTGCGCACAACTACAAGCCGCTGGACGTGGTCCTGACGCGAGGCGAGGGCATCTGGGTCTGGGATGTGGAGGGCAAACGCTACCTGGACTGCCTGTCCGCCTATTCCGCCGTGAACCAGGGCCACTGCAACCAGCGGATCATGGATGCCATGGTCGAGCAGGCCAAAAAGCTGACCCTGACCTCACGCGCCTTTCGCAACGACCAGCTCGGGCCGCTCTACAAGGAGCTGTGCGAGCTGACGAGGTCGCACAAGGTCCTGCCCATGAACTCCGGGGCCGAGGCCGTGGAAACCGCCATCAAGGCCGTGCGCAAGTGGGGCTACGAGATCAAGGGCGTGCCCGAAGACAAGGCCGAGATCATCGTCTGCCGCAACAATTTCCACGGCCGGACCATCTCCATTATCTCCTTCTCCACCGACCCCACCTCCACGACCCACTTCGGGCCCTTCACCCCCGGCTTCAAGGTGATCGAATTCGGTGACGCCGACGCCCTGGAGCGGGCGATCACCGACAACACCGTGGCCTTCCTGGTCGAACCCATCCAGGGCGAGGCCGGGGTGATCATTCCCCCGGACGGCTATCTCCGCGACGTGCGCCGCATCTGCGATGACAAGGGCATCGTGCTGATCTTCGATGAAATCCAGACAGGCCTGGGCCGCACAGGCAAGCTGCTGGCCGAGGAGCACGAGGGCGTGGAGGCCGACCTCACCCTCATTGGCAAGGCCCTGTCCGGCGGGTTCTACCCGGTCTCGGCAGTGCTCTCCAACACCGAGGTGCTGGGCGTACTCAAGCCCGGCGAGCACGGCTCCACCTTCGGCGGCAACCCCCTGGCCTGCGCCGTGGCCCGCACCGCCCTCAAGGTGCTGGTGGAGGACGGGCTGGTGGAAAACGCCGCAGCCGTGGGCGAATACTTCATGGAGGGCCTGCGCCGCATCGACAATCCCAAGATCAAGGAAGTGCGCGGACGCGGCCTGCTCATCGGCGTGGAGTTTCACAACGACGCCGGGGGCGCGCGCCAGTACTGCGAAAAGCTCAAGGAAGCCGGGCTGCTCTGCAAGGAGACCCACGAGACCATCATCCGCTTCGCCCCGCCCCTGGTCATCACCCGGGAAGACATCGACTGGGCCCTGGAACGGATCACCCCGATCCTGAGCGAGTAG
- a CDS encoding PAS domain S-box protein — protein MAKKSDHELGKSGPPGTGEDGDVASGLFDHVPMPYQSLDAEGRLRDVNQAWLEMLGYPRDTVAGTPFETLLTTQSLGLFREAFPLLLAGEEVTGLELILIHRLGSRVLVSLDIRVSPGPEGEFSLAHCVLCDITEQRRSEKRLAASEQRFRGLFETSIDGIIYIDAEATILDVNPAFCKMLGMTRDGLLGKNGRDVIVPGGAEEVRELHKRELRGERFDGDIRLELVHANGHRIPVSIRFWSVPGITSSIKGTWVMVKDISRTIKAEEALLRSESQYRRIVETANEGIIGLDASLRIVFANQVLANFLDFERHELLGRPVRDVLPPEESEGLLRRLAMREADAETRYECPFVRKDGARVWGLVSASRLLSESGESTGSFAMIADITKRKQAEGALRRSSDLLNEVQRISRTGGWDVDMVNGEVYWTNEQCRLHGVKPGLNPGSVDRIVSTYVHPDDQESVHRHWRVVLEEKIPDEVEYRVVKRDGSKAVFHKKSIPDLDAQGNVYRVYGSTRDVTLERQAALELEESHRRMLTILDGMDADICVSDVDGYDILFINKHMREKFGTPLSGEKCFSRFRRNPIPCSNCPKTRLLDDDGVPVETLIRESFNRVTQRWTLNHDRAIEWLEGKLVHMHMAADITALKEMEEELKHAMCEAEAANVAKNEFLANMSHEIRTPLNGLLGMLQILQFSDLDEEQRESLGTAVNSGRNLLQILNDILDLSKIESGMMEFEEEAMELGELLESVNSVFRHLAGLRGVDLQWCLDDSRPCHFLADKGRLRQILFNLVGNAIKFTESGSVVVEAYPLEATFEDGLQRVLFIVTDTGIGIPEDKIERVFDPFTQVDGSSSRRYQGTGLGLSIVRRLVTLMGGSISVSSMVNEGTSVAFTVLLRSSDAPLPRHLEKAGAGDFRSGLSILVAEDEYVNRLVARRLLHRLGHTATCVEDGEKAVELLRSHTFDCVLTDIQMPGMDGLETTRVIREELGLNIPVVALTAHAMKGDRTRFLEAGMNGYIAKPFEMHDLEDELRRVLENGRGGAQ, from the coding sequence ATGGCGAAAAAGAGTGATCACGAGTTGGGTAAATCCGGTCCTCCCGGGACGGGGGAGGACGGGGACGTGGCGTCGGGCCTGTTCGATCATGTCCCGATGCCGTACCAGTCTCTGGATGCCGAGGGCCGGTTGCGGGACGTCAACCAGGCCTGGCTGGAGATGTTGGGGTATCCCCGGGACACGGTTGCGGGAACGCCGTTCGAGACCCTGCTTACGACCCAGTCCCTGGGGTTGTTCAGGGAGGCCTTTCCTCTGCTTCTGGCCGGGGAAGAGGTCACCGGTCTGGAATTGATTCTGATTCACCGGCTGGGCTCGAGGGTTCTTGTCAGCCTGGACATACGCGTCAGCCCCGGACCCGAAGGCGAATTCAGTCTCGCCCACTGCGTGCTGTGCGACATCACCGAGCAGCGCAGGAGCGAAAAGAGGCTGGCCGCAAGCGAACAGCGGTTCCGGGGGCTGTTCGAGACCAGCATCGACGGCATCATCTACATCGATGCCGAAGCCACCATTCTCGACGTCAATCCCGCCTTCTGCAAGATGCTCGGCATGACCCGGGATGGGCTGCTCGGCAAGAACGGTCGTGACGTCATCGTACCGGGCGGCGCGGAAGAGGTTCGGGAACTCCATAAGCGGGAACTGCGGGGAGAGCGGTTCGACGGCGATATTCGCCTCGAATTGGTGCATGCCAACGGGCACCGCATACCTGTCTCCATCCGTTTCTGGAGCGTTCCCGGCATAACCTCCTCCATCAAGGGCACCTGGGTCATGGTCAAGGACATCTCCCGGACCATCAAGGCCGAAGAGGCTCTCCTGCGGAGCGAGAGCCAGTACCGGCGGATCGTGGAGACGGCCAACGAGGGAATCATCGGCCTGGATGCCTCCCTGCGTATCGTTTTTGCCAATCAGGTCCTTGCGAATTTTCTTGATTTCGAGCGGCACGAACTGCTCGGCAGGCCCGTGCGAGACGTCCTCCCCCCGGAGGAGTCGGAGGGACTGCTGCGGCGTCTGGCCATGCGCGAGGCGGACGCGGAAACCCGTTACGAGTGTCCCTTCGTGCGCAAGGACGGAGCTCGCGTCTGGGGGCTGGTCTCGGCCTCGCGGCTGCTTTCCGAATCCGGGGAGTCCACGGGATCCTTCGCCATGATCGCGGACATCACCAAGCGCAAACAGGCGGAAGGAGCCCTGCGGCGCAGCAGCGACCTGCTCAACGAGGTGCAGCGCATCAGCCGCACCGGAGGCTGGGACGTGGACATGGTCAACGGTGAGGTCTACTGGACCAACGAGCAGTGTCGCCTGCACGGGGTCAAGCCGGGGCTCAATCCCGGCAGCGTGGACCGGATCGTCTCCACCTACGTCCACCCCGACGACCAGGAGTCGGTCCACCGACACTGGCGCGTGGTCCTCGAGGAGAAGATCCCGGACGAGGTTGAATACCGCGTTGTCAAGCGGGACGGGAGCAAGGCCGTATTTCACAAGAAGTCCATCCCCGACCTCGACGCGCAGGGCAACGTATATCGCGTCTACGGCTCCACCCGCGACGTGACCCTGGAGCGTCAGGCCGCCCTGGAGCTGGAGGAGTCGCACCGTCGCATGCTGACCATTCTGGACGGCATGGACGCCGACATCTGCGTCTCGGACGTCGACGGGTACGACATTCTCTTCATCAACAAGCACATGCGGGAAAAATTCGGGACCCCCCTGTCCGGGGAGAAGTGTTTCAGTCGGTTTCGCAGGAACCCCATACCCTGCTCGAATTGCCCCAAAACCCGGTTGCTGGATGACGACGGCGTGCCCGTGGAGACCCTTATCCGGGAGTCCTTCAACCGCGTAACCCAACGATGGACCCTCAATCACGACCGGGCCATCGAGTGGCTGGAGGGCAAGCTGGTCCACATGCACATGGCCGCCGACATCACCGCCCTCAAGGAGATGGAGGAGGAGCTCAAGCACGCCATGTGCGAGGCCGAGGCCGCCAACGTGGCCAAGAACGAGTTCCTGGCCAACATGTCCCATGAAATCCGCACGCCGCTCAACGGACTGCTCGGCATGCTCCAGATTCTTCAATTCAGCGACCTGGACGAGGAGCAGCGTGAGAGCCTGGGCACTGCGGTCAACTCCGGGCGGAACCTGCTTCAGATCCTCAACGACATCCTTGACCTTTCCAAGATCGAGTCGGGCATGATGGAGTTCGAGGAGGAGGCCATGGAGCTGGGCGAGCTCCTGGAGTCGGTGAATTCGGTCTTCCGGCACCTGGCCGGACTGCGTGGCGTGGACCTGCAATGGTGTCTCGATGATTCTCGGCCCTGCCACTTCCTGGCCGACAAGGGGCGGCTCAGGCAGATTCTTTTCAATCTGGTGGGCAATGCCATCAAATTTACCGAATCGGGCTCGGTGGTGGTTGAGGCCTATCCGCTGGAGGCGACGTTCGAAGACGGGCTGCAACGGGTCCTCTTCATCGTGACCGATACCGGAATCGGCATCCCCGAGGACAAGATCGAACGGGTTTTCGATCCCTTCACCCAGGTGGACGGGTCTTCCTCCCGCCGCTACCAGGGCACCGGCCTGGGCCTGAGCATCGTCCGTCGCCTGGTGACGCTCATGGGCGGGTCCATCTCGGTTTCCTCCATGGTGAACGAAGGTACTTCAGTGGCCTTCACCGTCCTGCTGCGCTCAAGCGACGCACCTTTACCCCGGCATCTGGAAAAGGCCGGAGCCGGAGATTTCCGGTCAGGGCTTTCCATTCTGGTGGCCGAGGACGAGTACGTCAATCGCCTTGTGGCCCGGCGGCTGTTGCACCGGCTTGGACACACGGCTACCTGCGTGGAGGACGGTGAAAAGGCGGTTGAGCTGCTGCGTTCCCACACCTTTGACTGTGTCCTTACCGATATTCAGATGCCCGGCATGGACGGCCTGGAGACTACCCGCGTCATCCGCGAGGAGCTCGGGCTGAACATTCCGGTAGTGGCGCTGACCGCCCACGCCATGAAGGGCGACCGGACACGATTCCTCGAAGCGGGCATGAACGGGTACATCGCCAAGCCTTTCGAGATGCACGATCTTGAGGACGAGCTGAGGCGCGTCCTGGAAAACGGGCGCGGCGGCGCACAGTAA
- a CDS encoding DMT family transporter encodes MNSRALRADILLFVTAAIWGFAFVAQRVGMDHVGPLTFNGVRFALGALALTPLILRMEKFRSSSHAGVSKKRLAVGGGCLGLALFFGATLQQVGLAGPQLAAFGFTATTAGKAGFITGLYVVFVPLFGLLLAQKPGWGTWIGAALAVVGMYLLSVTADLTISFGDLLVFIGALFWAGHVLLIGKLSPGMDAVDAIKLSTVQFAACAVLSLLCAVFTEEISFAGVQGAALPIAYGGLMSVGVAYTLQVVAQRDAQPAHAAIILSLESVFAALGGWMLLGEVLTVRAMIGCGLMLAGMLLSQLKP; translated from the coding sequence GTGAACAGCCGCGCCCTTCGAGCCGACATCCTGCTTTTCGTCACCGCAGCCATCTGGGGCTTCGCCTTCGTGGCCCAACGCGTGGGCATGGACCACGTGGGGCCGCTGACCTTCAACGGGGTCCGCTTCGCCCTCGGTGCCCTGGCCCTGACTCCGCTCATCCTGCGCATGGAGAAATTCCGCTCTTCGAGCCATGCAGGGGTAAGCAAGAAACGGCTCGCCGTGGGCGGAGGCTGCCTCGGCCTGGCCCTGTTCTTCGGAGCCACGCTCCAGCAGGTGGGGCTGGCCGGTCCGCAACTCGCGGCCTTCGGCTTCACCGCCACCACTGCGGGCAAGGCTGGCTTCATCACCGGACTTTACGTGGTCTTCGTGCCCCTCTTCGGCCTGCTCCTGGCACAGAAACCGGGCTGGGGCACCTGGATCGGCGCGGCCCTGGCCGTGGTCGGCATGTACCTGCTCTCGGTCACCGCGGATCTGACCATCTCGTTCGGCGACCTGCTCGTCTTCATCGGTGCATTGTTCTGGGCCGGGCACGTGCTGCTCATCGGCAAGCTCTCGCCCGGCATGGACGCGGTGGACGCCATCAAGCTCTCCACGGTGCAGTTCGCGGCCTGTGCGGTGCTCAGCCTGCTCTGCGCCGTATTCACGGAAGAAATTTCCTTCGCGGGAGTGCAGGGCGCGGCCCTGCCCATCGCCTACGGCGGGCTCATGTCCGTGGGTGTGGCCTACACCCTCCAGGTGGTGGCCCAGCGCGACGCCCAGCCCGCCCACGCCGCCATCATCCTCAGCCTGGAGTCGGTCTTCGCCGCCCTGGGCGGCTGGATGCTCCTCGGCGAGGTGCTTACGGTCCGCGCCATGATCGGCTGCGGCCTGATGCTCGCGGGCATGCTGCTGAGCCAGCTCAAGCCCTGA
- the selD gene encoding selenide, water dikinase SelD, whose translation MTKLKLVSMVKAAGUAAKIAPGDLEQALSGVEVRADDRVLAGGPGDNEDAVVLSVPGGKALVQTVDFFTPVVNDPYRFGRIAAANSLSDVYAMGGTPWSAMNIVCFPVKKLPNHVLTEILRGGRDAVQEAGAVPSGGHSVEDDELKYGLAVTGVVDPDGFASNRGVRPGDVLLLTKPIGTGVIATAIKGEMPEADAMEELLFNVCGRLNKAGGEVIRELGLKGATDITGFGLGGHLIELAEASAVAIELRTDAVPLLDGAMDMASMGMLPAGSICNRNHYLPKTDIAPGLDEIRRDLMFDAQTSGGLILAVPPHLADRATAMLTQAGDLAAHVGTARERKQGEPPLFLV comes from the coding sequence ATGACCAAGCTCAAGCTTGTATCCATGGTCAAAGCGGCCGGTTGAGCCGCCAAGATCGCTCCGGGGGACCTGGAGCAGGCACTTTCGGGCGTTGAGGTCCGCGCAGACGACCGCGTGTTGGCCGGAGGACCGGGCGACAACGAGGATGCTGTGGTATTGTCCGTTCCCGGCGGCAAGGCCCTGGTCCAGACGGTGGACTTCTTCACGCCCGTGGTCAACGATCCCTATCGCTTCGGCCGCATTGCCGCGGCCAATTCCCTGTCCGACGTCTACGCCATGGGCGGCACGCCCTGGTCGGCCATGAACATCGTCTGTTTCCCGGTCAAGAAGCTGCCCAACCACGTGCTCACCGAAATCCTCAGGGGAGGCCGGGACGCGGTGCAGGAGGCGGGTGCAGTGCCGTCCGGCGGGCACAGCGTGGAGGACGACGAGCTCAAGTACGGCCTGGCCGTCACCGGCGTGGTGGACCCGGACGGGTTCGCATCCAACCGGGGAGTACGTCCGGGCGACGTGCTGCTACTGACCAAACCCATCGGCACGGGTGTCATCGCCACGGCCATCAAGGGCGAAATGCCCGAAGCGGATGCCATGGAAGAGTTGCTGTTCAATGTCTGCGGAAGGCTGAACAAGGCTGGCGGCGAGGTCATCCGCGAGCTGGGGCTCAAGGGCGCCACGGACATTACCGGCTTCGGCCTGGGCGGGCACCTGATCGAGCTGGCCGAGGCCAGCGCCGTGGCTATCGAGCTGCGCACGGACGCGGTACCGCTTCTCGATGGAGCCATGGACATGGCCTCCATGGGCATGCTCCCGGCGGGCTCCATCTGCAACCGCAACCACTACCTGCCCAAGACCGACATCGCACCGGGCCTTGACGAAATCCGGCGCGACCTCATGTTCGACGCCCAGACCTCGGGCGGCCTGATCCTGGCCGTGCCGCCGCACCTGGCGGACCGGGCCACTGCCATGCTCACGCAGGCCGGCGACCTTGCCGCGCACGTAGGCACGGCCCGCGAACGCAAGCAGGGCGAACCGCCCTTATTCCTTGTATAG
- the sfsA gene encoding DNA/RNA nuclease SfsA — MTNTACRLIFPGPCRRAAFVGRYKRFTVEATALDGKDAGEALMAHTNNTGSMLGLLRPGQAALLSPAANPNRKLKYTLEALELGGAWVGVNTLTPNRMLHRAWETGAIPELEGYANFRKEAKVGQSRLDAHLSGDRGELWVECKNVTMVEDDVACFPDAVTERGQKHLRELMALAKTGARVALFFLVQRPDGGCFGPADVIDPVYAELFYQALDKGVEAWPYVANVDESGISLGKRLKVVRP; from the coding sequence GTGACCAACACCGCTTGCAGATTGATTTTTCCCGGCCCCTGCCGAAGAGCCGCCTTTGTGGGCCGCTACAAGCGTTTCACGGTGGAGGCTACCGCTCTTGACGGCAAGGACGCCGGAGAGGCTCTCATGGCCCACACCAACAATACCGGCTCCATGCTCGGCCTGCTTCGTCCCGGCCAGGCCGCGCTGCTTTCGCCCGCCGCCAACCCGAACCGGAAGCTCAAGTACACTCTGGAGGCCCTGGAACTCGGCGGGGCGTGGGTCGGCGTGAATACGCTCACGCCCAACCGCATGCTCCATCGCGCCTGGGAGACCGGGGCCATTCCCGAGCTGGAGGGCTATGCCAATTTCAGGAAAGAGGCCAAGGTGGGGCAAAGCCGCCTGGACGCCCATCTTTCCGGTGACAGAGGCGAGCTCTGGGTGGAGTGCAAGAACGTGACGATGGTCGAGGACGACGTGGCCTGTTTCCCGGACGCGGTCACCGAGCGGGGGCAGAAACACCTGCGCGAGCTCATGGCCCTGGCAAAGACAGGGGCGCGGGTGGCGCTTTTCTTTCTGGTCCAGCGTCCTGACGGCGGTTGCTTTGGTCCGGCCGACGTGATCGACCCGGTCTATGCGGAGCTGTTTTACCAGGCCCTGGACAAGGGCGTTGAAGCCTGGCCCTACGTGGCGAACGTGGATGAGAGCGGCATTTCGCTCGGAAAGCGGCTCAAGGTGGTGCGTCCATGA
- a CDS encoding HDOD domain-containing protein: MPIIDIDALEPGMILDEDLSTSDGRLLLPGGTMLTDAHIRTCRVWGIAEARIQGDEETPGGPTSLDQLDPEVLEACKIMAAQRFVLNPLKHPAVQEMAKLYVLHQARGLNAEQARWMLTANPHDDTVDFFGTPERPALNVDPAAVVQQELELASLPDIFTQISEALENPRSSASYVAEIISRDVSLAAKLLKLVNTPFYGFPSKIDTLSRAVTIVGTNQITNLALGVSVIAAFDDIPEEYFTLREFWIHSVTCGTVARLLAHKAGLKGDEKFFVAGLLHDIGRLVMLKNHPKESTEVLREAKVGRRALEDVELSLWGCTHADIGCEMLKAWHLPEFLGQIICHHHHPQHGVHPEEASVVHLADFITHGLGIGASGASLVPSLNETAWNTLNLSTKDLSEICHVAERQAADVIKAFF; the protein is encoded by the coding sequence ATGCCCATCATCGACATCGACGCCCTGGAACCGGGCATGATCCTGGACGAGGACCTGAGCACCTCGGACGGCAGGCTGCTCCTGCCCGGCGGGACCATGCTCACTGACGCGCACATCCGGACCTGCAGGGTCTGGGGCATCGCCGAGGCCCGAATCCAGGGGGATGAAGAAACACCTGGTGGCCCGACCTCCCTGGACCAGCTGGACCCCGAAGTGCTGGAGGCCTGCAAGATCATGGCCGCCCAGCGTTTCGTGCTCAACCCCCTCAAGCACCCCGCCGTCCAGGAGATGGCCAAACTCTATGTGCTTCACCAGGCCCGCGGCCTGAACGCGGAGCAGGCCCGCTGGATGCTCACGGCCAACCCCCATGACGACACCGTCGACTTCTTCGGAACGCCTGAGCGCCCCGCCCTGAACGTGGACCCCGCCGCCGTGGTCCAGCAGGAACTGGAGCTGGCCTCCCTGCCGGACATCTTCACCCAGATATCCGAGGCCCTGGAGAACCCGCGCAGCTCTGCCTCCTACGTGGCCGAGATCATCAGCCGGGACGTCTCCCTGGCAGCCAAGCTGCTCAAGCTCGTCAACACGCCGTTCTACGGTTTCCCCAGCAAGATCGACACGCTGTCCCGCGCCGTAACCATCGTGGGCACCAACCAGATCACCAACCTGGCCCTTGGCGTCTCGGTCATCGCCGCCTTCGACGACATCCCGGAAGAATACTTCACCCTGCGGGAGTTCTGGATTCACTCCGTGACCTGCGGCACAGTGGCCCGCCTCCTGGCGCACAAGGCCGGGCTCAAAGGCGACGAAAAATTCTTCGTGGCCGGGCTGCTGCACGACATCGGGCGCCTGGTCATGCTCAAGAATCACCCGAAGGAGTCCACCGAGGTGCTGCGCGAGGCCAAGGTGGGCCGCCGCGCGCTGGAAGACGTGGAACTCTCCCTGTGGGGGTGCACCCACGCCGACATCGGCTGCGAAATGCTCAAGGCCTGGCACCTGCCCGAGTTCCTGGGCCAGATCATCTGCCACCACCACCATCCCCAGCATGGGGTCCACCCTGAAGAGGCCTCCGTGGTCCACCTGGCAGACTTCATCACCCACGGGCTCGGCATAGGAGCCTCGGGCGCGTCCCTGGTTCCCAGCCTCAACGAAACGGCTTGGAATACTTTGAATCTCTCCACCAAGGATCTCTCGGAAATCTGCCACGTGGCCGAACGCCAGGCAGCAGACGTCATCAAGGCGTTTTTCTAG
- a CDS encoding DMT family transporter translates to MTGLVLGAIIISFASIMVTLAGMPPDVVGFYRLAGGGLGLFVLLWGTGGLNLLTRRIWKWSLFSAVFFAADFFFWHRSIGLVGPGLATMLVNFQAVILACVSIVFLKERVSASFLLAMGLTMAGLYCMVGVSWDSFSPEFKLGIIFGLLTALAYALYLLSLKFSVSQGGADPLALACAVALCTAVLMGGLALAEGESFAFPGFKSLAAVGVLGLGCHAGGWYFITRSMQRVRTSLVGLILLLQPTLSYVWDTLLFDKVSTPVELVGVGLALIGIYLGSSRPGKV, encoded by the coding sequence ATGACAGGTCTGGTTCTCGGTGCGATTATCATCAGCTTTGCTTCGATCATGGTCACGCTGGCGGGCATGCCGCCGGACGTGGTCGGCTTTTACCGTCTGGCCGGGGGCGGGCTGGGGTTGTTCGTCCTCCTTTGGGGCACGGGCGGACTGAACCTGCTGACCCGGCGCATCTGGAAATGGTCGCTGTTCAGCGCCGTGTTCTTTGCCGCCGACTTCTTCTTCTGGCACCGCTCCATCGGCCTGGTGGGGCCCGGCCTGGCCACCATGCTGGTCAATTTTCAGGCCGTCATCCTGGCCTGCGTCTCCATCGTCTTTCTCAAGGAGCGGGTCTCGGCGTCCTTCCTGTTGGCCATGGGCCTGACCATGGCCGGTCTGTATTGCATGGTCGGGGTGTCCTGGGACTCCTTTTCTCCCGAGTTCAAGCTCGGGATCATCTTCGGCCTGCTCACGGCGCTGGCCTATGCCCTGTACCTGCTCAGCCTGAAGTTTTCGGTCAGCCAGGGTGGGGCCGACCCTCTGGCCCTGGCCTGCGCCGTGGCGCTGTGCACGGCCGTTCTGATGGGCGGGCTGGCCCTGGCCGAGGGCGAATCCTTTGCCTTCCCCGGCTTCAAGTCGCTGGCGGCGGTCGGGGTCCTGGGCCTGGGCTGCCACGCCGGGGGCTGGTACTTCATCACCCGCTCCATGCAGCGGGTGCGCACCTCCCTGGTGGGCCTCATTCTCCTGCTTCAGCCCACCCTGTCCTATGTCTGGGATACCCTCCTGTTCGACAAGGTCTCCACGCCGGTGGAGCTTGTGGGCGTGGGACTGGCGCTCATCGGCATCTACCTGGGCTCGTCCAGGCCGGGCAAAGTGTAG